The genomic DNA AAACTGGATATACAATTCAAATGAATGAGAAGTAAACACAGcaatgcacacgcacgcacacacgcacgcatgcacgcacgcacgcacgtaaaCAAAGTCCTTAAGTTATTTTGTCCTGTGTTATTATGCTGAAAGTGTTCGTGAGCTTTGCTGAATGGTAACTGAGAATGTAAGGGAAATATTTCAATATGTGCAAGGGCTTACAACAGGAGAGCGCTCAAAATAGCTACTGCAAGCATAAATGGCCAGCCTCAATATAATCTTTTTAGAAATGCTCTATCAGCAGTGCACAATTTGACTTGAtttacagtatttcagtattatttTCATATCCTGttctcaaaacaaaatttaagaACACTTTTTGAGAAGTGCATTGTTAGAAGCATCATGAAATGAGCAATGACCCCCTGTTGACAAGTCAGAAATTTGTTTGTCCTAAgctcaatcattcattcattttctaagctgcttatcctaattagggttgcaaGGGAAACTGCCTATTCACAGGGCTACAACAGtccattgcacacacacacattcacgcacacgaGCAATTTAGCATCTtcaattcacctgacttacatgtctttggactgttgGAGGAAATTAGAACTCCCAGAGGAAGCACAGGGAGAAAGGATCCTGGCCACCTGgttgggattcaaacccaggaccgtcttgctgtgaggcgaaagcgctacccactgcaccaccatgctgCCATGGGCTACCATGCAAGTAATGCCGTGCCCCTTGTCATTGATGAGTCAATGATATTTTTAAGAGCATAAATTCAAAAAAGTTTTACTAAGTGAGATCCAAATGATCCATCTGGTCATGAATGTGGCCATGCCCAAAACCTTTTCTGATGTAACATATGAAAGAATTGTACTGGAGTTTAatttgttgttgatgttattgttgttgacGATATCCAGACATTACTCGTTATATTAGCACTTTACACTGACCTGACCAATTCCACACTTGCGGCAATACACAATAGTTGTCACCCattaaaatcaacattttaacTGCAATTCACTTTGTATTTACATGGACCACAGAGAAATGCAGAAGTGGCTTGATGGAGGTAAACAATAGATAAAATGAAGAGTGTAAGGCATGTACGCAAGTTCATAATGTATTTGATAAATGCATTAAGTGTCATTCGATTTGATCAATCAGTTACCtttgattttgtaaaaaaaaaaaaaacaaacaaaccaaaaaggccgaatgaaagacagaaactaCACATCGAAAAAggcaaatgaaagacagaaagcacgtgtgaaaaaggcaaaatgaaagacagacactatACATAACCTTTTAGATGAGGCTCATCGATGTTCAGGCATGTGTGGAGTAGCTTAAATGCAGGGCAGGTGTACGCTGTTTTGCAGTAGAAGACTCAGCAAATCAACAATCACAAGTAATTTCACAAGAAAAAATCATCTTAATCAAGAGCTGCATTTTTTATTATGCATTTTATTATCAGTATGCCAGTGTTGTTCACATCCGTTGCCATTCTTGCCTATTGACTGTTAAGATGCTTTTGCATTTATCTAAAATGTTTTTAGCTAAAATGACTTCCTTATTTCAGTGCTACTGATTTCTTAAATATTGTTAATTAGAAAATCTCAAGTCTGTATCCTGACACTACCTCTAAATCTTTATTTCTTTGCATGTAGGGTCAGGTGACAAAGTGACgtcatgaattaaaaaaaacaaaaaaaacatcaacaaccaATGTGCAATGGACTGATAACACTACATCATGATCCTGTTTGTAATGGAGAATTTCTGTAGTGTCTCATTCTTAACAGTGAAGGAAAGATATGCCTAGCAATTATTTTCCCTTCCATGCAAAATGACTATTTGTGATGTAAATAGCTGTTTAAGTTACGCAAAGAACATTCCATGCTTAGTCCATGAAATATATTGTACATTCATGAGAGGAACAAAATGATCTCTTCCGCTGATCAACAATGACTTGATCTGTGATTACAAATGCATCAAAGAGTGACAAACTAATGTCATTCACCGGTCTTATGATATCTGTGGTCTTGTCATTGGTGAAACCTTAAACCTAGGCAATAATACAGTTCTCCTGCACAAGCAAACCTAAAATTGTTTCAGTCATCTATTGTCATCTATTGAGTTTTGGTAGAACTTAAAGTAATTCTTTAAAAGCTCAGTCAGAACCTGCCATGAGAGATAGATAAGTTGAGAGAAGTGATGAAGTGGAGATGGAATGGGTGGCAGCTAGATACCAGACAGAGTACAGTTTGAGTCATTTATTAAATGTACAATTATCAAATACTCAAACTCATTCATCCAATACAGGAATTTAGAGAACAGTCCAGGTATGTGTGCATCCAGAGCATCCTCAGGGGAATGAGCTAAAGAAATGTATCATGGTCCCATTGAAACAGAGACTCACTTTCAAGATACCTGTATGAAAtattaacttctctctctctctctctctttctctctctcatatatttaAGAGTACATACTACACATGCTCTTTCTGATATGTCTGTATGCAGCATTTTTTGAAGGATACACTTGCATTAAACATGGCTGACCTTAATAATGAATAAAGCCAGTCACAATTTTAGCCCCTGATGAATAAATGgcatatttttttcttgaatgacagagtgagagtcCATAAGCTATGCTGCTTATCAGCAATGTCTCTAATGTTTTGCATCAGTGCTTACATCAGCTCTCAAAGAACCTCTCAAATATTAATACAAGAGGAGCCTCAGTGAACTGAATATACAGTGGTCCCTTTTTACAGTCCAAATGAATGGTAGTAGGCTATGGAAAGAAATTAATATATTATGTCGCTGAAATTATGACTGAAATGTAAGATTTTCAACCATAAATGGTTAgtcagtgtttcatttgaatgttccAGTGCGTTCAGACAAAATGGATGAAATGATGTAGAAACAAACATTCAGCTGAGAGTGTCGTTATTGTCCTCTTCAACAAAGCTGTGTGGAGACGATCGACTGGGGCTTGACCTTGTTTTAAAATTAATGGAGCCATAAAGTTTTGCCGAGTGCTTGGAATACGCGAAGGCTTTTCTCCTGTACATTTCCCCCTTCCACATGGATATCATCAATAATGTAGACAGCACTACTCCACCCAGCGTAAGAAGGCATAGCCCAGCAATCACACACCTGTCCAGGTGAGCACCTATTCTTGCGCTCTCGTTCTCAAGCCTTTCCATCTCCCTAGCGGAGACGCTGTCTGGATTCACTGTAACTTCACGAGGCACTGCGTAGGATATGATAACTAGCGAGATGCCGGTGACGAGGAACGTTACCGCACTGATAAATCCGTAATCCACGGATTTTCCAGAACTCTCCGAGGCGAGATCAGT from Chanos chanos chromosome 8, fChaCha1.1, whole genome shotgun sequence includes the following:
- the tmem74 gene encoding transmembrane protein 74 produces the protein MASLELLYIDNRGRTNDVLDWASNPHHVHRSSSPAGEAISRVHDYTHAQNATVSEGQCNSAPRTAPHKGLPGRQYHQTAEKVKVCCDEELETSFTYVDENVNLRLASPDTNGKTSIRGTSCHSSSNEIRPEGFQELSLMSDTDLASESSGKSVDYGFISAVTFLVTGISLVIISYAVPREVTVNPDSVSAREMERLENESARIGAHLDRCVIAGLCLLTLGGVVLSTLLMISMWKGEMYRRKAFAYSKHSAKLYGSINFKTRSSPSRSSPHSFVEEDNNDTLS